GAGAGAATTTCTTGAGCCAATACCGGGAGAGTTCTTTTTGACTCCTCTGTCCACCTGCAAAGCTCGCGCTCGGCTTGATGAATGTGTTGCTCAATGGTGCTGCGCATCTTCAACCACTCGGCCTCTACCTCACTGCGCGATCGAGGCCGTCCAAGAACGGCGGCATCCAGGGCGTCGCGCACAATCCTCCACGGATGTCGTAACTGGCGAAGCGCAAGAGCCATGGCCAGGAGATAGCGCCCCTCAATTTTCGCGCGAGTGCGTGCTCTCTTTCTGAACACATTAAATGCTACAGTTCTCAGCGTGACGGGTCGCAACGGTCGGCGGAGCCGTATGAGTAGCCGTCTCCAGCCTGGCGGAATCCAGTCACTCAAGGCACTCACGGCTCCAGCACCACTTACAAGGATGACCTCGGGCAACCCTTTGACCAGTTCTTCGATCTCCCGGTCATATTGCTCGATGGCCTTAAGTGCACGCTGATGGGGTCGTGTATTCTCGCATTGGGAAATGAGGGCTAGCAGATAAACACGCCCCGATTCTTGTCGTATGGCCTTAAGTGTCCCGAGACTCATCGGCCTGGCTGTGAGTTCTGCTGTGAGTAACGACATCGCCTCGCGTCGAAAAGCTTGGTGCTCGAGAAGAGTTTCCATATCCCGCAAGCAACTATCCAATTCCGCAATTAACCGACTATCTAAGGAGCTAAGGCGATCTACTATTTTGATCCACCACCGGGTAAAGACGTCTTCCATCATCAGGTCTCGAACGAGAATTGTGAAGGAGGTATTGTATGAACCGCGGTGGACGGCGTCAATAATTTCTACACCCGATCGGGATCGCTGGGTGTTTTTCAGCTCGTTTGGCGGGATGGGCCAACGAGAAGAAAAATGTTCGTTGTGTGGGTGATCTGAGGGTGAGATTCTTGTTGCGGTAGTTACTCGAGGGATATGGGTGGCTTAAGATTTGTTATCGGACGTAATACGCTTCAGGGGAACTACGGCTTATATCCGCTCGCCTCTACACTTCTTTGCTCCCTGACCCTCCCCTTGGACCAATACAGACTACTCCTGATCTTTGCTCTCCGCTGTCCACATGAGGTGGTGCTGAATGAATCGAGTGCAACCAACGCGAGCACAGCCTGGCTCACAACGTCACATTCCCGGCTCAAAATGCTCTGCCACGAGCTTGTTGGGAGATTTGTTGCAGGAGATTTTGTCGTTGTTGCACAAACTGCCTTTTGAAAAACCCTCATGAATTGCAGATAAAATGCGAGACGGCCGAGACCGCAGGAGCCAGGGACGTACTCGGTCCCACGCAACGAACCATGGAGTCCCATCGGGGACTCATCAGAAATCGGTATGGTTTTCAGGGCTTGGCTTCACTGGCGCTAAGCCAAACTCTGTTGCCTGCTGTCTCACGCTTGGCGGCGGGATAACTCAACCTCATCGGTGGTCAGCTTCAGGCTTCACCCCATCAGGCAGATTGGCTCGCCTGCTTCCAAGCCCTCGTCAGCGGGTGTCCAGTTTGCCCTGGGTCAAGCGCTGCCGCATCCAGGCTCCCGGGAGCAAACGCCCCCGCCGAGCAGCACTGCACCCGATGCGTAACTACTAATTTCGTTGACAAAAGAAAAACTCTGGCGTATTTTGCCTCTTCGTTTGTTACAGACCGGTCACACTGCGCAATACGCTCATGCATTTTTCAAATCCGGCTCACACAGAGGATGATTATGAAACGAGAACAAACAACAAATCGCCAGTTGAGAGGGAGACAAAACCGACCGATCAGCCGGCGCAACTTTGTTCGACTCCTTTCGGCTACCGGAGTTGCTAGTTTTTCTCCCCGCCTCTCCGTGGCGTCTGCCACACAATCCCTGTTGTTATCAGACTCTCAGCAGCAGGGTCCACCCCAGGTCCCTCAACGCGTCAGCAAAGAAATGCTCCAGGCGGCGCAGCGACTGATCGGGATCGAACTGACCGACGCGCAGATCACGATGGCGCTTCCGCGGGTCAATCAGAATCTGGCCAATTACGAGACTCTTCGGCAAATCTCCATCCCTCTTGATACCGAACCTGCCATCGAGTTTCATCCCACGCGACCGCCCACGCACCGACGACACGTTCCCAGGCAGCGGACTCCCGTTCGGTTGCGGCCAGTCAGCACCCCAGCGTTCAAAAAGTTAGACGATCTCGCCTTTGCCTCGATCGCCGAGCTTGCTCAACTGATTCGCACGCGGCGTGTTTCGTCGGTAGACCTCACCACGATGTACCTCGAGCGCCTGAAAAAGTACGGGCCCCAACTTCATTGCGTTGTGACGCTCACGGAAGACCTCGCACTCGATCAAGCCCGCGATGCCGACAGGGAAATTCGCCGGGGTCGTTATCGCGGTCCGCTGCATGGAATTCCCTGGGGTGCAAAAGATCTCTTTGCGACAAAGGGCATTCGCACGACCTGGGGCGCAGAACCCTATCGAGACCAGGTGATTGATTATGACGCAACTGTTGTCGAGAGGCTACGGGAAGCCGGCGCGATCCTGGTGGCGAAGCTTTCGCTTGGTGCCTTAGCCCAGGGACCACGCTGGTTTGGCGGCGTCACCCGAACTCCCTGGAATATTCAGGAGAATTCCAGCGGATCGTCAGCCGGTTCAGCGGCGGCGACGGCCGCCGGTCTGGTGGGATTTTCGCTCGGAACGGAAACTCTCGGATCCATTATCTCGCCTTCGTCGCGCTGTGGTGTTGTCGGGTTGCGACCGACTTACGGGCGTGTGAGCCGCTACGGCGCAATGATTCTCAGCCCAACAATGGATAAGGTCGGCCCCATCTGTCGCTACGTCGAAGATTGCGCTCTGGTTCTGGAGGCCATTTACGGTCCTGATGGACGAGATCACACCGTCGCCGATATCCCTTTTTCCTGGGTCCCCAACACAGATATATCCGGCCTACGAATCGGCTATCTCAAAGCCGAATTTGAGGAAGGCACAGAAGCCCGTCGAACGATGTATGCTGCCGCTCTGGATGCGTTGAGAAAAGCGGGAGCCAGGCTCGAGCCGATGGAGCTTCCCTCCTTCCCGGCCCGCGCACTTCTCATCATCCTGAACGCCGAAGCGGCTGCGTCCTTTGATGATCTCACCCGATCGGGAGGCGTTGATCAACTGAGTGGACAGGGGCCCGGAGACTGGCCCAATACCTTCCGCGTAGCCCGATTCATTCCCGCCGTCGAGTATCTGCGGGCTCAGCGCGCGCGAAGGCTGCTCATGCGCCAGATGGATGAACTGATGGCGCAGTGGGATGTTTTCGTCTCTCCCGCCCCGGGCAGTGCCAGCCTCACGATCACAAACTTGACCGGGCATCCTGCTGTCTGCGTTCCCTGTGGCTTTATAAACGGCATGCCTCAGGCAATCATGTTCACCGGACGGCTCTATGATGAAGCCACGCTACTTCGTGTGGCGTTGGCATTTGAGCGAGCCACCGAGTGGCACAAGCGCCATCCCAAAATGGATTGGGCATAAGCGCACCATTCTTCCAGCGGGGCAAATGCAAGGCCCTCGTGATCAAATCCGCCGTTCTCTCTAATAACCAAAATGAACCGGGACAGATGGTGCGGTCCGCTTGGGGCGAAGTCTGTTCAGCCGGTGCGCCCCCAACTTCCTCAGGTAGGCTTCGTGATCCGCCGGCTGAAGAACCCACTGCTTCAGCCAGTCAAGAAATTGCTCGCGCGTTCTGGTTTGTTCGTGATAGTCATGGAAAAACTCGTGATCCCGATTATAGTACCCAACGACGGGTGAAGGATGCGCTCCCCAGGGAACGACGGCAATGGCAGTGACGAAAATTCCCGGTATGAGTGTACGATTTGGATCGCTGAGAATCACATCCGAGGAGACAATTTCCTCCGTCGTGACAATGACGGTCCGGCTGGCGCGGACAGCATCCAGCGTCACACCGAGATTCCCCCAGAGGTGACAGTTCCCTTCCCTATCCGCCCTTTGAACATGCACGATGGCGACATCGGGGGTGATGGCGCGCACCGCCACCAGCCGCTCGCCCGTGTATGGACAGCTTATCTCTCGCAAATGGGGATTCTGGCGCTGAAGGTCCGTTCCGAGTGCCGTACGCGCCGGAACGAACGGGATGCCGAGGGCACCTGCGTGCAGCCCAAGGGCAATGGTGAAATTTGAATGATTTTCGACCTCTAGTGGGTGGGGAATGCTTTCTTCTACCGCCCGGCGAAAGTTATAGCCCAGTCCGGCGCTCACGTTGCCCACCCACGCAGCAACCACTCTGGTCACGCACCCGGCGCCGATGAGGAGATCGAATAGAATATCGGAAATGGGACCGATGAGGCAGAGATTGCGCTTCCCCTGGCGAATGATCTCATAACCCGCAGCAAAGGG
This genomic interval from Blastocatellia bacterium contains the following:
- a CDS encoding amidase; translation: MKREQTTNRQLRGRQNRPISRRNFVRLLSATGVASFSPRLSVASATQSLLLSDSQQQGPPQVPQRVSKEMLQAAQRLIGIELTDAQITMALPRVNQNLANYETLRQISIPLDTEPAIEFHPTRPPTHRRHVPRQRTPVRLRPVSTPAFKKLDDLAFASIAELAQLIRTRRVSSVDLTTMYLERLKKYGPQLHCVVTLTEDLALDQARDADREIRRGRYRGPLHGIPWGAKDLFATKGIRTTWGAEPYRDQVIDYDATVVERLREAGAILVAKLSLGALAQGPRWFGGVTRTPWNIQENSSGSSAGSAAATAAGLVGFSLGTETLGSIISPSSRCGVVGLRPTYGRVSRYGAMILSPTMDKVGPICRYVEDCALVLEAIYGPDGRDHTVADIPFSWVPNTDISGLRIGYLKAEFEEGTEARRTMYAAALDALRKAGARLEPMELPSFPARALLIILNAEAAASFDDLTRSGGVDQLSGQGPGDWPNTFRVARFIPAVEYLRAQRARRLLMRQMDELMAQWDVFVSPAPGSASLTITNLTGHPAVCVPCGFINGMPQAIMFTGRLYDEATLLRVALAFERATEWHKRHPKMDWA
- a CDS encoding CoA-transferase; translated protein: MKVKVIPLSEAIGRYVSDGQSVVLGTGLEGFIPFAAGYEIIRQGKRNLCLIGPISDILFDLLIGAGCVTRVVAAWVGNVSAGLGYNFRRAVEESIPHPLEVENHSNFTIALGLHAGALGIPFVPARTALGTDLQRQNPHLREISCPYTGERLVAVRAITPDVAIVHVQRADREGNCHLWGNLGVTLDAVRASRTVIVTTEEIVSSDVILSDPNRTLIPGIFVTAIAVVPWGAHPSPVVGYYNRDHEFFHDYHEQTRTREQFLDWLKQWVLQPADHEAYLRKLGAHRLNRLRPKRTAPSVPVHFGY